Proteins encoded together in one Verrucomicrobiia bacterium window:
- the era gene encoding GTPase Era, with amino-acid sequence KSTLLNALVGTKVSIVTPRPQTTREAIHGVVNRPEGQIVFVDTPGFFKTHASALVETLHKRAKEALADVDVIVHVADPTRPIGEEDEIVLAVLAKQSKPKILCLNKTDVPYRRYRSPWFMKQNDYAAVVEVSAIDRQNLAALTDAIIQQLPVGPALYPPEQVSNATREFTFAEVIREQIYLQTGEEVPYRTSVELDAIEEAVSETGKPVLRVKATILTPSDRYQRMLIGAKARMVKSLRLAAQQQLRKLTGKKVSLDLEVLVDKKMLK; translated from the coding sequence AAATCCACCCTGCTGAACGCGCTCGTTGGGACGAAAGTCTCGATCGTGACACCGCGCCCGCAAACCACCCGCGAGGCCATTCACGGCGTGGTGAACCGGCCGGAGGGGCAGATTGTGTTTGTGGACACGCCGGGATTCTTCAAGACGCACGCGAGCGCCCTGGTGGAAACGCTGCACAAACGCGCCAAGGAAGCGCTGGCTGACGTGGATGTGATCGTGCACGTGGCGGACCCGACCCGGCCGATTGGCGAGGAGGACGAAATTGTCCTCGCGGTTTTGGCGAAGCAATCCAAGCCCAAGATTCTCTGTTTGAACAAGACGGACGTGCCGTATCGGCGTTACCGCAGTCCGTGGTTCATGAAGCAGAACGATTACGCGGCGGTGGTGGAAGTTTCGGCCATTGACCGGCAAAACCTTGCGGCGTTGACCGACGCCATCATCCAGCAACTGCCTGTCGGGCCGGCGTTGTATCCGCCCGAGCAGGTCAGCAATGCCACGCGGGAGTTCACCTTTGCCGAAGTGATTCGCGAGCAGATCTATCTCCAGACCGGCGAAGAGGTGCCTTACCGGACCAGCGTCGAACTGGACGCCATCGAAGAAGCTGTCAGTGAAACCGGAAAGCCGGTTTTACGGGTGAAGGCAACCATCCTCACGCCCAGCGACCGTTACCAACGGATGTTGATTGGCGCCAAGGCCCGCATGGTGAAGTCCCTGCGGCTGGCCGCGCAGCAACAGTTGCGCAAGCTCACGGGCAAGAAGGTGTCACTCGACCTCGAAGTGCTGGTGGACAAAAAGATGTTGAAGTGA
- a CDS encoding YlbF family regulator: MSAIAQDPVVLQKTQDLCQTILNQSTMRTMRQRIDAFMGDEAARNQYETVMRKGRALHEKQHQSLPLSGEEITDFEQSRDALLANPVARGFIDAQEELHGLRDTIQDYVSKTIELGRLPKAEDFEQGGCCGGHGDGDCCGGDHDHDHDHAHGHEHSHGGCGCSH, encoded by the coding sequence ATGTCAGCCATCGCTCAAGACCCGGTCGTCCTGCAAAAAACCCAGGACCTTTGCCAGACCATTCTGAACCAGTCCACCATGCGCACGATGCGCCAGCGGATCGACGCCTTCATGGGCGACGAAGCCGCGCGCAACCAGTATGAAACCGTCATGCGCAAAGGCCGCGCGCTGCACGAAAAGCAGCACCAGTCGCTGCCCTTGAGCGGTGAGGAAATCACGGATTTCGAGCAAAGCCGCGATGCCCTGCTCGCCAATCCCGTGGCGCGCGGATTCATCGATGCCCAGGAGGAATTGCACGGGCTGCGCGACACGATCCAGGACTACGTTTCCAAGACCATCGAACTGGGCCGGTTGCCCAAGGCGGAGGATTTTGAGCAAGGCGGCTGCTGCGGCGGTCACGGCGACGGCGATTGCTGTGGTGGCGATCATGACCACGACCATGATCATGCTCACGGCCACGAACACAGCCATGGTGGCTGTGGCTGCAGCCACTGA